The Euphorbia lathyris chromosome 8, ddEupLath1.1, whole genome shotgun sequence genome has a window encoding:
- the LOC136203774 gene encoding uncharacterized protein At4g29660 — protein sequence MSSYLWRKYADYKYTKWERTLLWDMIEPFRRPKTFTPLVTIYIAGFYTAVIAAAITEQLYKEKYWEDHPGEEVPLMNPKFYGGPWKVYRGEVPISK from the exons ATGTCGAGCTACCTGTGGAGGAAATATGCAGACTATAAGTACACCAAGTGGGAGAGAACACTTCTCTGGGATATGATAGAGCCATTCAGGAGACCAAAAACTTTTACTCCTCTAGTCACAATTTATATTGCTGGTTTCTACACTGCAGTCATTGCTGCTGCCATCACTGAGCAACTTTACAAG GAGAAGTACTGGGAAGATCACCCTGGTGAAGAAGTGCCCCTCATGAACCCTAAATTCTACGGTGGTCCTTGGAAAGTGTATAGGGGAGAAGTTCCAATCAGTAAGTGA
- the LOC136202599 gene encoding thioredoxin-like 2, chloroplastic: MADVVRLPVFHSLRFSSSLLNTFASNCNSLHPSLPLNQNSNYLNSDKRVYPVIYSSSGSAAVPCFSPTPRKQLLSFKVHATVAETDQPKWWEKNAGPNMVDIHSTQEFLGALSQAENKLVIVEFYGTWCASCRALFPKLCRTAEDHPDILFLKVNFDENKPMCKSLNVKVLPYFHFYRGAHGQLESFSCSLAKFQKIKDAIALHSKDIQYSNGPPKGSGELTLESLTAAVDKSAGSAST, translated from the exons ATGGCAGATGTTGTTCGATTACCAGTGTTTCACTCTCTTcgtttctcttcttctttgctcAATACTTTTGCCTCCAATTGCAATTCTCTTCACCCCTCTCTACCACTCAATCAGAATAGTAATTATTTGAATTCAGATAAGAGGGTTTACCCTGTAATTTATTCTTCTTCTGGTTCTGCTGCTGTACCTTGCTTCTCTCCCACACCCAGAAAGCAATTGCTTTCTTTCAAG GTTCATGCTACTGTTGCTGAAACTGACCAGCCAAAATGGTGGGAAAAGAATGCAGGACCTAATATGGTTGATATTCATTCTACGCAAGAATTTTTGGGtgcattaagtcaagctgaaaATAAATTAGTCATTGTTGAATTTTATGGAACTTGGTGTGCATCTTGTCGAGCTTTGTTTCCCAAG CTCTGCAGGACAGCTGAAGACCATCCAGATATTTTGTTCTTGAAAGTGAATTTTGATGAGAACAAGCCTATGTGCAAAAGTTTGAATGTTAAAGTACTTCCTTACTTCCATTTCTATCGGGGCGCACATGGACAATTGGAATCCTTTTCATGTTCACTTGCTAAG tttcaaaaaataaaagatgcaATTGCATTGCACAGCAAAGATATTCAATACAGCAATGGTCCACCAAAGGGAAGTGGAGAACTTACTCTTGAATCTCTGACTGCTGCCGTAGATAAGTCGGCAGGATCAGCATCAACATAA